In Paracoccus sp. TOH, a single window of DNA contains:
- the choX gene encoding choline ABC transporter substrate-binding protein → MPRSALLSPLAPAAAVAALAAAVAASPALAQDPASCGAVRFSDPGWTDITATNGVATAVLQGLGYTPQISTLSVPVGYEALKNADTDVFLGNWMPAQQKFRDDLDASGKVEELVQNLEGAKFTLAVTDAAAGLAVADFAGLDAHRDAFQGKIYGIEPGAPANQIIQKMIEADKFGLGDWELVESSEQGMLAQVQRNDAAGTPSVFLAWAPHPMNVTLKITYLAGGDAEFGPDFGGATVHTVARKEWVAACPNVAKLFRQMTFTVDQENVLMGKILDDGVDAVEAARGWIAQNPDAVAKWLDGVTTLDGKPGAEAVMASVK, encoded by the coding sequence ATGCCCAGATCCGCACTGCTTTCCCCGCTTGCCCCCGCCGCCGCTGTCGCCGCCCTCGCCGCCGCCGTTGCCGCCTCGCCCGCGCTGGCGCAGGATCCGGCCAGCTGCGGCGCGGTCCGCTTCTCGGACCCCGGCTGGACCGACATCACCGCCACTAACGGCGTCGCCACGGCGGTGCTGCAGGGCCTGGGCTACACGCCGCAGATCAGCACGCTGTCGGTGCCGGTCGGCTACGAGGCGCTGAAGAACGCCGATACCGATGTCTTCCTGGGCAACTGGATGCCGGCGCAGCAGAAGTTCCGCGACGATCTCGACGCCTCGGGCAAGGTCGAGGAACTGGTGCAGAATCTGGAAGGCGCCAAGTTCACGCTGGCGGTGACCGATGCCGCCGCCGGTCTGGCCGTCGCGGATTTCGCCGGCCTCGACGCGCATCGGGACGCCTTCCAGGGCAAGATCTACGGCATCGAGCCCGGGGCGCCGGCAAACCAGATCATCCAGAAGATGATCGAGGCGGACAAGTTCGGCCTCGGCGACTGGGAGCTGGTCGAATCGAGCGAACAGGGCATGCTGGCGCAGGTGCAGCGCAACGACGCCGCCGGAACGCCCTCGGTCTTTCTGGCCTGGGCACCGCATCCGATGAACGTGACGCTGAAGATCACCTATCTGGCTGGCGGGGACGCGGAGTTCGGCCCGGATTTCGGCGGCGCCACGGTCCATACCGTCGCCCGCAAGGAATGGGTGGCCGCCTGCCCCAATGTCGCCAAGCTGTTCAGGCAGATGACCTTCACCGTGGATCAGGAAAACGTGCTGATGGGCAAGATCCTCGACGACGGCGTCGATGCGGTCGAAGCGGCGCGGGGCTGGATCGCCCAGAACCCCGATGCGGTGGCGAAATGGCTTGACGGCGTGACCACCCTGGATGGAAAACCCGGCGCTGAAGCAGTCATGGCATCGGTGAAGTAA
- the betC gene encoding choline-sulfatase, translating to MKYPNILIVMADQLSGVLFPDGPAEFLHVPHLRKLAERSTRYANAYTGSPLCAPGRASFMSGQLPRRTRVYDNAAEFCSDIPTYAHHLRRAGYHTCLSGKMHFVGPDQLHGFEERLTTDIYPADFGWTPDYRKPGERIDWWYHNLGSVTGAGVAEITNQYEYDDEVAYHATRKLYDLARGADDRPWCLTVSFTHPHDPFVARRKYWDLYEGIPELEPPEAIPYARMDPHSQRLMDASDWRGLEVTPEHVRRARQGYFANISYVDDKLGEIMDVLERTRQEAIVVFLSDHGEMLGSRGMWFKMNFFEGSARVPLMIAAPGMAPGRVDQPVSTIDVLPTICDLAGISMSEVAPWTDGRSLAQGAGGRGPVAMEYAAEGSIAPLVCLRDGDWKYVACAADPDMLFNLADDPDERQNRATDPAAAEVLARMRAMAAERWDLAAYDAEVRESQARRWVVYEALRNGAYFPWDHQPLMQASERYMRNHMDLNVLEESKRFPRGE from the coding sequence TTGAAATATCCCAATATCCTGATCGTGATGGCCGACCAGCTGTCGGGGGTGCTGTTCCCCGACGGCCCGGCCGAGTTCCTGCATGTGCCGCATCTGCGCAAGCTGGCGGAACGCTCGACCCGTTACGCCAACGCCTATACCGGCAGCCCGCTTTGCGCGCCGGGGCGGGCCAGCTTCATGTCGGGGCAATTGCCGCGCCGCACCCGGGTCTATGACAATGCCGCCGAGTTCTGCTCGGACATCCCGACCTATGCCCATCACCTGCGCCGGGCGGGCTATCACACCTGCCTGTCTGGCAAGATGCATTTCGTCGGCCCCGACCAGCTGCACGGTTTCGAGGAACGGCTGACCACCGACATCTACCCGGCCGATTTCGGCTGGACCCCGGATTATCGCAAGCCGGGCGAGCGCATCGACTGGTGGTATCACAACCTGGGCTCGGTCACCGGCGCCGGCGTGGCCGAGATCACCAACCAGTACGAATATGACGACGAGGTCGCCTATCACGCCACCCGCAAGCTCTACGACCTGGCGCGCGGTGCCGACGACCGGCCCTGGTGTCTGACCGTCAGCTTCACCCATCCGCACGACCCCTTCGTCGCCCGGCGCAAGTATTGGGATCTCTACGAGGGCATCCCGGAACTCGAACCGCCCGAGGCGATTCCCTACGCGCGGATGGACCCGCATTCGCAGCGGCTGATGGATGCCAGCGACTGGCGCGGGCTCGAGGTCACGCCCGAGCATGTCCGCCGCGCCCGCCAAGGCTATTTCGCCAACATCTCCTATGTCGACGACAAGCTGGGCGAGATCATGGACGTGCTGGAGCGCACGCGGCAGGAGGCGATCGTGGTCTTCCTGTCCGACCATGGCGAGATGCTGGGCAGCCGCGGCATGTGGTTCAAGATGAACTTCTTCGAAGGCTCGGCCCGCGTGCCCCTGATGATCGCGGCGCCGGGGATGGCGCCGGGACGGGTGGACCAGCCGGTCTCGACCATCGACGTGCTGCCGACGATCTGCGACCTCGCGGGCATCTCGATGTCCGAGGTGGCGCCCTGGACCGACGGCCGCTCGCTGGCGCAAGGCGCCGGGGGGCGCGGGCCGGTGGCGATGGAATACGCGGCCGAGGGCAGCATCGCGCCGCTGGTCTGCCTGCGCGACGGCGATTGGAAATATGTCGCCTGCGCCGCCGACCCGGACATGCTGTTCAACCTGGCCGATGACCCGGACGAACGGCAGAACCGCGCCACCGACCCGGCCGCGGCCGAGGTGCTGGCGCGGATGCGCGCCATGGCGGCCGAACGCTGGGATCTGGCCGCCTATGACGCCGAGGTGCGCGAAAGCCAGGCCCGGCGCTGGGTGGTCTACGAGGCGCTGCGCAACGGCGCCTATTTCCCCTGGGACCACCAGCCGCTGATGCAGGCCTCGGAACGCTACATGCGCAACCACATGGACCTGAACGTGCTGGAGGAATCCAAGCGCTTCCCGCGGGGCGAGTGA
- a CDS encoding PPC domain-containing DNA-binding protein — translation MVPLSSGRFAAIRLQPGEDPLAALRALQRRTGAAAMALVTYVGSLTRAVIRHANRDEASEYRGHFEITALTGTIDPAGQHLHLTIADAEGRAFGGHLLPGCEIYTTAEIVVLILDDLGFARAPCPLSGHDELIVRPAP, via the coding sequence ATGGTGCCGCTGTCCTCCGGCCGCTTCGCGGCGATCCGCCTGCAGCCGGGCGAGGATCCGCTGGCGGCGCTGCGCGCCCTGCAGCGCCGGACGGGGGCGGCGGCCATGGCGCTGGTCACCTACGTGGGCAGCCTGACCCGCGCGGTGATCCGGCACGCGAACCGGGACGAGGCCAGCGAATATCGCGGCCATTTCGAGATCACGGCGCTGACCGGCACCATCGACCCCGCCGGCCAGCACCTGCATCTGACCATCGCCGATGCCGAGGGCCGGGCCTTCGGCGGCCACCTGCTGCCGGGCTGCGAAATCTACACCACGGCCGAGATCGTGGTGCTGATCCTGGACGATCTGGGCTTCGCCCGCGCACCCTGCCCGCTTTCCGGCCATGACGAACTGATCGTGCGGCCCGCGCCATAG
- a CDS encoding DUF1269 domain-containing protein, whose product MSDLLVIAFDDEATGFELRTELVKMQKEYLIELEDAVVVTRPTAEDIQLHQAVNLTAAGALGGGFWGTLVGLIFLNPLIGAAVGAGAGAIAGKLSDIGINDDFMRGLGQSIPPGGSAVFILVRKMTADKVLARLEGFHLRGRVLQTSLPDAEEDRLREAFAGGKLGTALGVPQADQPAASVPPTPA is encoded by the coding sequence ATGTCCGACCTGCTTGTCATCGCCTTCGACGACGAGGCGACCGGCTTCGAGCTGCGCACCGAACTGGTCAAGATGCAGAAGGAATACCTGATCGAGCTTGAGGACGCGGTGGTCGTCACCCGCCCCACGGCCGAAGACATCCAGTTGCACCAGGCCGTGAACCTGACCGCGGCCGGCGCGCTTGGCGGCGGCTTCTGGGGCACGCTGGTCGGGCTGATCTTCCTGAACCCGCTGATCGGCGCCGCGGTGGGCGCCGGCGCCGGCGCCATTGCCGGCAAGCTCTCGGATATCGGCATCAATGACGATTTCATGCGCGGGCTTGGCCAGTCCATCCCGCCCGGCGGCTCGGCCGTCTTCATCCTGGTGCGCAAAATGACCGCCGACAAGGTTCTGGCGCGGCTGGAAGGCTTCCACCTGCGCGGCCGGGTGCTGCAGACCTCGCTGCCCGATGCCGAGGAAGACCGCCTGCGCGAGGCCTTTGCCGGCGGCAAGCTGGGCACGGCGCTTGGCGTGCCTCAGGCGGACCAGCCGGCCGCCTCGGTTCCGCCGACCCCAGCCTGA
- a CDS encoding cold-shock protein → MANGTVKWFNATKGFGFIAPEDGGKDVFVHISALERAGIHHLNDGQAVTFEIESGRDGRQSARNLVLA, encoded by the coding sequence ATGGCCAATGGCACCGTGAAATGGTTCAACGCCACCAAAGGCTTCGGCTTCATCGCCCCGGAAGATGGCGGCAAGGACGTGTTCGTGCACATCAGCGCGCTTGAGCGCGCCGGCATCCATCATCTGAACGACGGCCAGGCCGTGACGTTCGAGATCGAATCGGGTCGCGACGGCCGCCAGTCGGCGCGCAACCTCGTGCTCGCCTGA